One genomic segment of Pedobacter endophyticus includes these proteins:
- a CDS encoding SDR family oxidoreductase produces the protein MDQKVKTVSILGCGWFGLALAKRLITLNYTVKGSTTSPEKLGILQAENIQPFMVNFTAEAVVADLTFFEADTLFICIPPKRNSNELKSYPDKINAIISAAEHRSKNVILISSTSVYGDENKIANENSETNPDTESGKMVLAAEEIFMTKYPSDFTIIRFAGLIGPDRNPGRFFAGKTDVANGLAPVNLIHQNDAVGIAVEIVEKSAFGRVYNACSPNHPPKMDFYVAAARETGLEEPQFIPEKTSWKIVESINVPEFLEYDFEVGV, from the coding sequence ATGGATCAAAAAGTGAAAACTGTTTCTATTCTAGGCTGTGGCTGGTTCGGGCTGGCCTTGGCCAAAAGACTAATTACGTTAAATTATACCGTTAAAGGTTCTACAACCAGCCCTGAAAAGCTTGGCATACTACAGGCTGAAAATATCCAGCCGTTTATGGTCAATTTTACGGCCGAAGCTGTTGTAGCAGATTTAACGTTTTTTGAGGCCGACACCTTATTTATCTGTATTCCTCCTAAGCGCAACTCGAACGAGCTAAAAAGCTATCCCGATAAAATAAATGCAATTATAAGTGCTGCTGAACACCGCAGCAAAAATGTAATCTTAATTAGCTCAACCAGCGTTTACGGCGATGAGAATAAAATTGCAAACGAAAACAGTGAAACCAATCCCGATACCGAGTCAGGTAAAATGGTGCTAGCCGCTGAGGAGATTTTTATGACTAAGTACCCAAGTGATTTTACCATTATCCGCTTTGCGGGATTAATTGGCCCAGACCGTAATCCGGGAAGATTTTTCGCTGGCAAAACCGATGTTGCTAATGGATTGGCACCGGTAAACCTTATTCATCAAAATGACGCAGTAGGAATTGCGGTGGAGATTGTCGAAAAGAGCGCTTTCGGTCGCGTTTACAATGCATGCTCGCCAAATCACCCTCCAAAAATGGACTTTTATGTTGCCGCGGCCAGGGAAACAGGTTTAGAAGAGCCTCAGTTTATTCCAGAGAAAACGAGCTGGAAAATTGTAGAGAGTATAAATGTGCCTGAGTTTTTGGAGTACGATTTCGAAGTCGGAGTGTGA
- a CDS encoding thymidine kinase, which yields MLFSEQNFRRRGEFSGSIEVVCGSMFSGKTEELIRRLKRAQIAKLNVEIFKPRTDTRYHDTEVVSHDLNSINSTPVDSASAILLLGTNTQVVGIDEAQFFDNELPDVCNKLALRGIRVIVAGLDMDFTGKPFGPMPALMAIAEHVTKVNAVCVCCGNPALYSYRTVTNENTVLLGEKDSYEPRCRACYNLGKG from the coding sequence ATGTTATTTAGTGAACAAAATTTTAGGAGAAGGGGCGAATTTTCGGGAAGTATTGAGGTGGTTTGTGGCTCCATGTTTTCTGGCAAAACCGAAGAACTGATCCGCAGGTTAAAAAGAGCCCAAATTGCTAAATTGAATGTCGAAATATTTAAGCCTCGAACCGATACCCGATATCACGATACGGAAGTGGTTTCGCACGATTTAAACTCCATCAATTCAACCCCGGTCGACAGCGCCTCAGCCATTTTACTGCTCGGCACCAACACGCAGGTTGTTGGCATAGACGAAGCACAGTTTTTCGATAACGAACTGCCTGATGTTTGCAACAAGTTGGCATTAAGAGGCATAAGGGTTATTGTGGCAGGGCTCGACATGGACTTTACAGGGAAGCCTTTCGGACCAATGCCTGCCTTAATGGCCATTGCCGAACATGTAACCAAGGTAAATGCCGTTTGTGTATGTTGCGGAAACCCGGCACTTTACAGTTACCGAACCGTAACTAACGAAAACACCGTTTTGCTGGGCGAAAAAGACAGTTACGAACCGCGTTGCAGGGCGTGTTATAATTTAGGGAAAGGATAA
- the mreC gene encoding rod shape-determining protein MreC yields MRNLWIFISRYNAFFLFIIFFTVGIYLTVKNNAYQRSVTLNSSNQVVGEAYERLNVFKRYLNLGMVNDSLAAENAKLKTKLLALTTVDTAKDVKVIDTITNQQYTYLAAKVVKNSITLRNNVMTINKGSIDGIKNGMAVIAPQRGVVGFIRDVSEHLATIQSLLHKDTKISVTLKKNNALGSLVWGEGNFDIRKAFIKEVPNHIKMLVGDTVVTSGFGFFPSGILVGKIVKPNVATNDNFLSGELNLFTDFSTLQYVYVVKDKKAEEQKALESLIKPNE; encoded by the coding sequence ATGCGTAACCTTTGGATTTTCATTAGCAGATATAACGCATTTTTCCTGTTTATTATATTTTTCACTGTTGGCATCTATCTAACCGTAAAAAACAATGCCTATCAGCGTAGCGTAACCTTAAACTCATCCAACCAGGTTGTGGGCGAGGCTTACGAAAGGCTGAATGTATTTAAAAGGTACTTAAACCTCGGCATGGTTAACGATAGTTTGGCCGCCGAAAATGCCAAGCTGAAAACGAAATTACTTGCACTTACCACGGTTGATACCGCTAAGGATGTAAAGGTAATCGACACAATAACAAACCAGCAATACACCTATTTAGCGGCAAAAGTGGTTAAAAATTCAATCACCCTACGCAATAACGTCATGACGATTAACAAGGGCAGTATTGATGGGATTAAGAACGGAATGGCAGTAATTGCGCCGCAACGGGGCGTGGTAGGTTTTATTCGCGATGTTTCTGAGCACCTGGCCACCATTCAGTCGCTGTTGCACAAAGACACCAAAATTAGCGTAACCCTGAAAAAAAATAATGCTTTAGGCTCGTTGGTTTGGGGCGAAGGCAATTTCGATATCCGAAAAGCATTTATTAAAGAAGTTCCCAACCACATTAAAATGTTGGTTGGCGATACTGTAGTAACTTCAGGCTTTGGCTTTTTTCCATCAGGAATTTTAGTAGGAAAAATTGTTAAGCCTAACGTGGCCACCAACGATAACTTCTTATCGGGCGAATTAAATTTATTTACCGATTTTAGTACCTTACAATATGTATACGTGGTAAAAGATAAAAAAGCGGAGGAGCAAAAAGCTTTAGAGAGCTTAATAAAGCCAAATGAATAG
- the mrdA gene encoding penicillin-binding protein 2 produces MDQLFNRKYVVQGLFIVIALILLGKLFYIQIISDKAFLSAESNVLKKKYKYPARGAILDRNGKVIVQNVPVYDLMVIPNEVKDFDTVALANALEISIADVRKFMRKAKAKSNYQATPFVKQISVQSYARLQEIMYRFPGFATQDRTIRYYPDSVGGQLFGYVKEVDSADIANSNGYYKPGDYKGKSGLEKSYEEVLRGEKGVVNTIYDVHNTPQGSYANGKYDVNAVSGERLLSSIDMRIQKLGEELMKNKVGAIVAIEPSSGEILSLISSPGYDPNLLVGRNQGNNYMEFIVGNPYRPSLVRPIMGYYPPGSSFKPVDALIGLQEGVIDPNTTFFCPHYYQAGNRRIKCEHFDGSIALRRGIARSCNTYFCYVFQKLITKNGMKNQRKTYQEWRDKVAKFGFGDTLGIDMPYERKGYFYTAEHYDKIYGKRWGYTNVISQAIGQGEITATPLQIANAMAVIANRGYYIKPHLIKGVGDKNQVSEQYVKKHYVGVDAKHFGPVIDGMQDAVNESWGTATLSRIPDILLCGKTGTVQNPHGKNHSVFIGFAPRDNPKIAIAVIVENAGFGSTYAAPIASYMIEKYLKGAIAGPREAQVEWMKNQNLLPVLKDKTKAPKLTKADSLSIKKADSTKKVKDSLRIKAATDRQSVATKPKNPQLLVAKKPLTTN; encoded by the coding sequence ATGGATCAATTATTTAATCGGAAATATGTTGTTCAGGGATTATTCATCGTAATAGCTTTAATTCTATTAGGTAAGCTTTTTTATATTCAAATTATTAGCGATAAAGCATTTTTATCGGCTGAGAGTAACGTACTTAAAAAAAAATACAAGTACCCCGCCCGCGGAGCCATATTGGATAGGAACGGAAAGGTTATTGTACAGAATGTTCCCGTTTACGACTTAATGGTAATCCCGAACGAAGTAAAAGATTTTGATACCGTTGCTTTAGCAAATGCCCTCGAAATTTCAATTGCCGATGTGCGCAAATTTATGCGTAAGGCCAAAGCCAAATCCAACTATCAGGCCACGCCCTTCGTAAAGCAAATTTCGGTTCAGAGCTATGCCCGCCTGCAAGAAATTATGTACCGTTTTCCTGGCTTCGCCACACAAGATCGTACCATTCGCTATTATCCTGATAGTGTTGGCGGCCAATTGTTTGGTTACGTAAAAGAAGTTGATAGTGCCGACATTGCAAACTCAAACGGGTATTACAAACCGGGGGATTATAAGGGTAAAAGCGGACTCGAAAAATCGTACGAAGAAGTTTTAAGGGGAGAAAAAGGCGTGGTAAACACCATTTACGATGTACATAACACCCCGCAAGGAAGCTACGCCAACGGCAAATACGATGTAAACGCGGTTTCGGGGGAGCGCTTGCTCTCGAGTATCGACATGAGGATTCAAAAGCTCGGCGAAGAACTGATGAAGAACAAAGTTGGAGCCATTGTAGCCATTGAGCCATCCAGCGGCGAAATCTTATCGCTAATCAGTAGTCCCGGTTACGATCCCAATTTGTTGGTCGGACGAAATCAGGGCAACAATTACATGGAGTTTATTGTCGGTAATCCCTATCGGCCATCGCTGGTTCGCCCAATTATGGGTTATTATCCTCCCGGCTCTTCGTTTAAACCTGTTGATGCACTTATTGGCCTTCAAGAAGGTGTAATTGATCCGAATACTACCTTTTTCTGTCCGCATTATTATCAGGCCGGAAACCGACGTATAAAATGCGAACACTTTGATGGTTCTATCGCTTTAAGGCGAGGCATCGCCCGCTCGTGCAACACCTATTTTTGCTACGTTTTTCAAAAGCTGATTACGAAAAACGGCATGAAAAACCAACGAAAAACTTATCAAGAATGGAGGGATAAAGTGGCCAAGTTTGGTTTTGGCGATACGCTGGGCATCGACATGCCTTACGAAAGAAAGGGCTACTTTTACACCGCCGAACATTACGATAAGATTTATGGGAAACGATGGGGCTATACCAACGTAATTTCTCAAGCCATTGGGCAGGGTGAAATTACCGCCACGCCTTTGCAAATTGCTAACGCCATGGCCGTTATTGCCAATCGCGGTTATTACATTAAGCCACACTTAATTAAAGGCGTTGGCGATAAAAATCAGGTAAGCGAACAATACGTTAAAAAACACTATGTTGGTGTAGATGCAAAGCATTTCGGCCCGGTGATAGATGGCATGCAGGATGCGGTAAATGAAAGTTGGGGAACGGCAACATTATCAAGGATTCCGGATATATTGCTCTGCGGTAAAACCGGAACGGTACAAAATCCACACGGTAAAAACCACTCTGTATTTATCGGCTTTGCCCCCCGCGATAATCCGAAAATTGCAATAGCGGTTATTGTAGAAAACGCAGGCTTCGGAAGCACCTATGCCGCACCGATTGCCAGTTACATGATCGAAAAATACCTTAAAGGCGCTATAGCCGGCCCTCGGGAGGCACAAGTAGAATGGATGAAAAACCAAAATCTGCTACCTGTTTTAAAAGATAAAACCAAAGCGCCTAAATTGACGAAAGCAGACAGCTTATCGATTAAAAAAGCAGATTCGACTAAAAAGGTTAAGGATAGTTTAAGGATTAAAGCGGCAACAGACAGACAAAGCGTTGCCACAAAACCAAAAAACCCGCAATTGTTAGTCGCAAAAAAACCATTAACAACTAATTAA
- a CDS encoding rod shape-determining protein MreD, with protein sequence MNSKLIIINVIRWAILLFVQIFLLKNMGFYDLSTPFIYVLFLLLLPFGIPNILLYLLAFFTGLTLDAFYDTMGVHATACVVLAFVRISFISISLNRDAIDDPEPSLSYMGFQWFSLYAFLCVVTHHLVLFFLETFKLSEIGYTLMRCGLSCAFSLLLIFLVESIFYKRTSR encoded by the coding sequence ATGAATAGTAAATTAATAATCATAAACGTAATACGGTGGGCAATACTGCTTTTTGTTCAGATTTTTCTGCTCAAAAACATGGGTTTCTACGATCTTTCTACTCCATTTATCTACGTGCTTTTCTTATTGCTTCTTCCCTTCGGCATCCCCAATATACTCCTTTACCTGCTCGCATTTTTTACCGGCCTAACGCTCGATGCCTTTTACGATACCATGGGCGTGCATGCAACGGCTTGCGTAGTTTTGGCTTTCGTTAGGATCTCATTTATTTCCATCAGCTTAAACCGCGATGCGATTGACGATCCCGAACCATCGTTGAGTTATATGGGCTTCCAATGGTTTTCGCTTTATGCCTTTCTTTGCGTAGTTACCCATCATTTAGTGTTGTTCTTTTTAGAAACATTTAAGTTGAGCGAAATTGGTTACACGCTAATGAGATGTGGTTTAAGTTGCGCCTTTTCATTGCTTCTTATATTTTTGGTAGAATCGATATTCTATAAAAGAACATCACGCTAA
- the rodA gene encoding rod shape-determining protein RodA, with product MQQQQGSRFFFNVDWISILVYIALCSIGFINIYASIPHPDNAAFDFASSYGKQLIYIITGLILGLSILLFDGRLFNVFSPFIYGGTLLLLLAVLVVGNKVAGNQAWIEIGSFKLQPAEFAKFGTALLLARYIGAFNPKFQDIKSIMIAGLIVLAPLVLIMLQPDTGSALVFLAFMFPLYREGLSGYFLLIFLGMIVLFVADFLVPTYILITLIIGIAGLFIYMNRRKQKIIFSTVLVTLFAIGYLFLIKVAYEKVLAPHQRSRIELMLGLKTDNKGAGYNVIQSQIAIGSGQVTGRGFLQGTQTKYGYVPEQSTDFIFSTIGEEWGFLGCSVVIGLYIFLLLRLINLAERQRSTFSRVYGYSVACILFFHIFINIGMTIGIIPVIGIPLPLISYGGSSLWSFTILLFIFLKLDSNRMGFF from the coding sequence ATGCAGCAGCAACAGGGAAGCAGATTTTTCTTTAATGTAGATTGGATTAGTATTCTTGTTTACATTGCACTCTGTTCAATAGGTTTTATTAATATCTACGCATCAATCCCCCATCCGGATAATGCGGCTTTCGATTTTGCAAGTAGCTACGGCAAGCAACTCATTTATATCATAACAGGCTTGATTTTGGGCTTATCCATTTTATTATTCGACGGAAGGCTTTTTAACGTCTTTTCTCCCTTTATTTACGGCGGAACATTACTCTTATTGTTGGCAGTACTGGTAGTCGGAAACAAGGTAGCCGGAAATCAGGCGTGGATCGAAATCGGATCATTCAAATTACAGCCGGCCGAATTTGCCAAATTTGGAACCGCTTTACTACTGGCTCGCTACATTGGTGCTTTCAATCCCAAGTTTCAAGATATTAAATCGATTATGATTGCCGGGTTAATTGTACTTGCGCCTTTGGTATTAATTATGTTGCAGCCCGATACGGGGTCGGCGCTCGTTTTCTTAGCCTTTATGTTTCCGCTTTATCGCGAAGGTTTGTCGGGTTATTTCTTACTCATCTTTTTGGGAATGATTGTATTGTTTGTAGCCGATTTTCTGGTGCCAACTTACATTTTAATCACCTTGATTATCGGCATCGCCGGCCTTTTCATCTATATGAATAGAAGGAAGCAGAAGATTATCTTTTCGACCGTTTTGGTTACGTTGTTTGCTATTGGCTATCTCTTTTTAATTAAGGTTGCGTACGAAAAAGTTTTAGCGCCTCACCAAAGAAGCCGGATTGAATTAATGCTTGGTTTAAAAACCGATAACAAAGGCGCAGGATATAATGTAATTCAGTCGCAAATTGCAATTGGCTCTGGCCAGGTAACCGGTCGGGGATTTTTACAAGGAACACAAACCAAATATGGGTATGTACCCGAACAAAGTACCGATTTTATTTTTTCTACCATCGGCGAAGAATGGGGCTTCCTGGGTTGTTCGGTAGTCATTGGCTTGTACATTTTCTTACTGTTACGGCTAATCAATCTGGCCGAACGGCAACGCTCTACGTTCTCGCGGGTTTACGGCTATAGCGTGGCCTGTATCTTATTCTTCCACATTTTCATCAATATCGGGATGACCATTGGAATTATTCCAGTAATTGGCATTCCGTTGCCATTGATAAGTTATGGCGGTTCGTCACTCTGGAGTTTTACAATTTTGCTGTTTATCTTCTTAAAGCTCGATTCGAATAGAATGGGGTTCTTTTAG
- a CDS encoding rod shape-determining protein, whose product MGLFNWFTQEVAIDLGTANTLIIHNDKVVVDEPSIVAFDRTTNKVIAIGRQAMQMEGKTHDNIKTVRPLKDGVIADFNAAEAMIKGMIRMLNGGKGWMFPSLRMVICIPSGITEVEKRAVRDSAEIAGAKEVYLIHEPMAAAVGIGIDVEEPMGNMIIDIGGGTTEIAVIALSGIVCDQSIRVAGDNFDSDIVNYIRRQHNIMIGDRTAEKIKIEVGAALPELQDAPSDFAVQGRDLMTGVPKQITVSYTEIAHCLDKSISKIEEAILKALEITPPELSADIYQTGIYLTGGGALLRGLDKRVAAKTKLPVHVAEDPLRAVVRGTGIALKNIGGYKFLMQ is encoded by the coding sequence ATGGGATTATTCAACTGGTTTACGCAAGAAGTTGCCATCGATTTAGGCACAGCGAATACCCTAATTATACATAACGACAAAGTAGTTGTAGATGAGCCGTCTATCGTTGCTTTCGATCGTACAACAAACAAGGTGATCGCCATTGGCCGCCAGGCCATGCAAATGGAGGGTAAAACCCACGACAATATTAAAACCGTGCGTCCACTGAAAGATGGTGTAATTGCCGATTTCAACGCTGCTGAAGCGATGATCAAAGGAATGATTCGCATGCTAAATGGCGGCAAGGGATGGATGTTCCCCTCATTGCGTATGGTAATCTGTATTCCATCGGGTATTACCGAGGTAGAGAAACGTGCCGTTCGCGACTCTGCCGAAATTGCAGGAGCTAAAGAAGTCTACTTAATTCACGAGCCCATGGCGGCCGCTGTTGGTATTGGTATCGACGTAGAGGAGCCAATGGGAAATATGATTATCGATATCGGTGGCGGTACAACTGAAATTGCCGTTATCGCCTTATCTGGTATCGTTTGCGATCAATCTATCCGCGTTGCGGGAGACAACTTCGACTCAGACATTGTAAACTACATCCGCCGTCAGCACAACATTATGATTGGCGATCGTACTGCAGAAAAAATCAAAATTGAAGTTGGCGCTGCTTTACCTGAGCTGCAAGATGCTCCTTCGGACTTTGCCGTTCAAGGTCGTGATTTAATGACTGGGGTTCCGAAGCAAATTACTGTTTCGTACACCGAAATTGCGCATTGTTTAGATAAATCGATCTCAAAAATTGAGGAAGCCATTTTAAAGGCATTGGAGATTACTCCACCAGAACTTTCAGCGGATATTTATCAAACTGGTATTTATTTAACCGGTGGTGGTGCCTTGTTGAGAGGTTTAGATAAACGTGTTGCGGCAAAAACAAAGTTACCCGTGCATGTGGCCGAAGATCCGCTTCGAGCAGTTGTTCGTGGTACCGGCATCGCCCTTAAAAATATTGGCGGCTATAAATTTTTAATGCAATAA
- a CDS encoding DEAD/DEAH box helicase, with product MREEPVGNQSAFSNPYDYVLKDFNLKDLNAIVILKHVNQHINTDVKGFYQLFPQQIEIDFAAFSHNEAELPFPIVQIQQNESEVRLSCRCDTPKTKLCAHQAQVLFNILQRQDLLIFFDENLRRQKLGKIALDYGLEKEPNLDAVFDLRWSENEVNIKPKLANLQPFNKEARQSLEELWLSKKTTVSDLKKQKEKLILVLGQHRYYNNLTLSLFNAETTKNGKVKNPLKEINPADLIFKTENSEEIKFYSGVGSFQQNYNNDQSEIEIEALKAVVKNPLNVRVYLQDDKQSAAIQASTISPVTLQALAIDLRLSVSQRDDFYEITGRINIDGKSYELDQLVLIHQYFIKLKNQLYLVPRLDLLRVIGFFQKQSNRLILHQSKYPEFQKAILIQLEGSIHVDYSYLKPATKSQIEEKGFDLENEQLIYLSESEDFISITPVMRYGNQEIPVLSKKQIQAQDKLGNVFTVHRDEEAELQFIGSILKQHPYFYEQETNDSFYLHRKRFLEEAWFLDAFEAWRNKGIHILGFNQLKNNKLNQHKAEINIEVLSGTDWFETKVEVKFGKQKVALKHLHKSIRNKSKFVTLDDGTQGILPEAWLQKFTDYFNAGEVTADAILTPKINFATLNDLYEDALLDGDVKNEIRSYKQKFDGTDAIQEVEVPKALKATLRHYQQDGLNWLNFLDDFNFGACLADDMGLGKTIQILAFILTQREKVTHNTNLVVVPASLIFNWKAEIEKFAPSIKVSTIYGNDRVKSTGHFDDYEVILTTYGTLLSDIGFLKDYRFNYIFLDESQNIKNPESQRYKAARMLQSRNKVAITGTPVENNTFDLYGQLSFACPGLFGSKQQFADLYSTPIDQFKDKKRAEELQRKIRPFILRRTKEQVAKELPDKTEIVLYCEMGEEQREVYEANKKEIQDFILNKSEDELPKSSMHVLKSITQLRQICNSAALLADGKSYLQASSKIEVLLEQIQSKAGKHKILVFSQFVTMLDLIKGRLEKAGIKYAYLTGQTRDRQEVVQSFQNNKDVAVFLISLKAGGTGLNLTEADYVYLVDPWWNPAVENQAIDRAYRIGQHKNVMAVRLICPDTIEQKIMKLQATKKDLVQNFIQTDGSLLKRLTKKELLGLLD from the coding sequence CATATCAATACCGATGTAAAGGGCTTTTACCAACTTTTTCCCCAGCAGATAGAAATTGATTTCGCTGCGTTTAGCCACAACGAAGCTGAACTTCCTTTTCCAATTGTACAGATTCAGCAAAACGAGAGTGAGGTGAGGCTTTCTTGCCGTTGCGATACTCCGAAAACCAAGCTTTGCGCTCATCAGGCACAGGTATTATTTAACATTCTCCAACGGCAGGATCTTTTGATTTTCTTTGATGAAAACCTCCGCCGCCAAAAACTGGGCAAAATAGCCTTAGATTATGGCTTGGAAAAGGAACCCAACCTGGATGCTGTGTTCGATCTCCGCTGGAGTGAGAATGAAGTAAACATAAAACCGAAACTGGCCAATTTGCAGCCTTTTAATAAAGAAGCCAGGCAAAGCCTCGAAGAGCTATGGCTCTCAAAAAAAACCACAGTTTCCGATCTTAAAAAACAGAAAGAAAAACTGATTTTGGTTTTAGGGCAGCATCGTTACTACAACAACTTAACCTTATCGCTTTTTAATGCCGAAACGACGAAAAATGGGAAAGTCAAAAACCCACTCAAAGAGATCAATCCGGCTGATTTGATTTTTAAAACCGAGAACAGCGAAGAGATTAAATTCTATAGCGGCGTTGGTAGTTTTCAGCAAAATTACAATAACGACCAAAGCGAAATCGAAATTGAGGCGCTAAAGGCCGTAGTGAAAAACCCGTTGAATGTTCGTGTTTATTTGCAGGATGATAAGCAATCTGCCGCTATTCAGGCATCAACCATCTCGCCTGTAACGTTGCAGGCACTCGCCATCGATTTGCGTTTATCGGTAAGCCAGCGTGATGATTTCTACGAAATTACGGGGCGAATCAACATCGATGGAAAATCTTACGAACTGGATCAATTGGTGCTGATTCATCAATATTTTATTAAGCTAAAAAATCAACTTTACTTAGTTCCGCGGCTCGATCTCCTCAGGGTGATCGGATTTTTCCAAAAGCAGAGCAATCGGTTAATTTTGCATCAATCGAAATATCCCGAGTTTCAAAAAGCGATATTAATTCAGTTAGAGGGAAGCATTCATGTGGATTACTCTTACCTCAAACCCGCCACCAAAAGCCAGATCGAAGAAAAGGGGTTCGACCTCGAAAATGAGCAGTTGATTTATTTGTCTGAATCTGAGGATTTCATTTCCATCACCCCTGTAATGCGCTATGGAAATCAAGAAATTCCTGTGTTATCCAAAAAGCAAATTCAGGCGCAAGATAAGCTGGGCAATGTTTTTACTGTGCATCGCGACGAAGAAGCGGAGCTGCAATTTATCGGAAGCATCTTAAAGCAGCATCCTTATTTCTATGAGCAGGAAACGAATGATTCATTTTATTTGCATCGTAAACGGTTTTTGGAAGAAGCCTGGTTTTTGGATGCTTTTGAGGCCTGGCGCAATAAGGGAATTCATATCTTGGGTTTCAATCAGTTAAAGAACAACAAACTAAATCAGCACAAAGCAGAGATCAATATCGAGGTTTTAAGCGGAACCGATTGGTTCGAAACCAAGGTGGAGGTGAAGTTTGGCAAGCAGAAAGTAGCGTTAAAGCATTTGCATAAATCCATAAGAAACAAAAGCAAGTTTGTTACGCTCGATGATGGCACGCAAGGGATATTGCCAGAAGCCTGGCTACAAAAATTTACCGATTATTTTAACGCAGGCGAAGTAACGGCAGACGCTATTCTTACCCCGAAAATAAATTTTGCAACCCTAAATGATCTTTATGAGGATGCCCTGTTGGATGGCGATGTGAAGAACGAAATTCGATCGTACAAACAAAAATTTGACGGTACCGATGCCATTCAGGAAGTTGAAGTTCCGAAAGCGTTGAAAGCCACGCTTCGCCATTACCAGCAAGATGGCCTGAACTGGCTGAATTTTCTGGATGACTTTAATTTTGGCGCCTGCCTGGCTGATGATATGGGCTTGGGTAAAACCATTCAAATTTTGGCCTTTATATTAACACAAAGGGAAAAAGTTACGCATAACACCAATCTTGTTGTGGTTCCGGCCTCGCTGATCTTTAACTGGAAAGCGGAGATTGAAAAGTTTGCACCATCGATAAAAGTGAGTACCATTTATGGAAACGACCGCGTAAAGAGCACCGGACATTTTGATGATTACGAAGTTATTCTCACCACTTATGGAACGCTACTGTCTGATATCGGTTTCCTGAAAGACTACCGGTTCAACTATATCTTTTTAGATGAATCGCAAAACATAAAAAATCCAGAATCGCAGCGGTATAAGGCTGCCCGCATGCTACAATCGAGAAACAAAGTGGCAATTACGGGAACTCCGGTTGAAAACAATACATTTGATTTATATGGACAGTTATCGTTCGCCTGTCCGGGTTTGTTCGGCAGTAAACAGCAGTTTGCCGATTTGTACTCAACGCCAATCGATCAGTTTAAGGATAAGAAAAGGGCCGAAGAGCTACAAAGAAAAATCAGGCCATTTATATTGCGGCGAACAAAAGAGCAGGTAGCAAAAGAACTGCCCGATAAGACCGAAATCGTTTTGTATTGCGAAATGGGCGAGGAGCAGAGGGAAGTGTACGAGGCGAATAAGAAGGAAATTCAGGATTTCATCTTAAACAAAAGCGAAGATGAGCTGCCAAAAAGTTCGATGCATGTGCTCAAAAGCATTACGCAGTTGCGCCAGATCTGTAACTCAGCTGCATTGTTGGCCGATGGTAAAAGTTATCTTCAGGCTTCGTCAAAAATTGAGGTTTTGCTCGAGCAAATTCAAAGCAAGGCCGGCAAGCACAAAATTTTGGTATTTTCTCAGTTTGTAACCATGCTTGACTTGATAAAAGGGCGGCTGGAAAAGGCGGGAATAAAATATGCGTATTTAACAGGGCAAACCAGAGATAGGCAAGAAGTGGTTCAATCTTTTCAAAACAACAAAGATGTCGCCGTATTTTTGATTAGCCTGAAAGCCGGCGGTACGGGTTTGAACTTGACTGAAGCAGACTACGTTTACCTCGTTGATCCGTGGTGGAACCCTGCGGTAGAAAATCAGGCCATCGATCGGGCCTACCGCATTGGTCAACATAAAAATGTAATGGCCGTCAGATTAATTTGTCCGGATACCATTGAACAAAAAATAATGAAGTTGCAGGCTACCAAGAAAGATCTGGTACAAAATTTTATTCAAACGGATGGGAGCTTGCTTAAGCGCTTAACAAAGAAAGAGTTGTTGGGATTGTTAGATTAG